The genomic window GGCCCGACCCGTTCGTCATCACGGTGTCAGACCGCTCACTGAAAGGACCTGCCATGACCGATTACGTCGTCATGTTTCCCGTCGACAACGAGGCCGACTGGCAGGCCGGCACCGAGGCAGATCACCAGGCCACCTACGACACCGACGCCGAGTTCGCGGCGCTCCTTCGGGCGTGCGGCGGCGCGGTGACCAGCGGCGCCGGGCTCACCCACAGCAGCCAGGCGCGCACCCTCACGCGCGGAGCGCAGCAGACCGTGCAGGTCACCGACGGACCGTTCGCTGAGTCCGTTGAGCAGATCTCGGGCTTCTATCTCGTCACGTGTGAGGACTACGACGCGCTTACCGAGGCTGCGCAGGTGCTCACCCGCGCCCATCCCGTCGTGGAGATCCGCCCGGTCGAGTCGTCCTGAGGCGGCCAGACGCCGCAGGAACAGAAAGACGTATCGCCTTCATCTCAGGAGCGGATGCCGCTCCCCCTCCACCCGGCTGAGAGACTGGTGGGGTGAGCCAGCCAGAACTTGAGCAGACCTACTATGACCGCGTCGGGGGGCACGAGACCTTCGTCAAGCTCGTGCACGAGTTCTATCTCGGTGTCGCCCAGGACGAACCGCTGCGCGAGCTCTATCCCGAGGAGGACCTCGGCCCGGCCGAGGACCGCCTGCGGCTCTTCCTCGAGCAGTACTGGGGCGGCCCCAAGACCTACTCCGAGACACGCGGCCACCCGCGGCTGCGGATGCGACACGTGGACTACAGGGTGACCCCGACCCAGCGCGACCGCTGGCTCAAGCACATGTTTGCCGCGATCGACACCCTCGACCTGGCCCCGATGGACGACGAGTTGATGCGCGGCTACATGTCGCATGCGGCGAACTTCATGATCAACGCCGAGGACGACTGAGGTCTCGCATGCCGAGGGGCCGGTCGGATTTCACTAGAGTGCGGCCGGTGGAGCAGCACACCGACCGTGACCGCACCGACCTGAGGTTCAGGCGGGCCGGACGCGAGGACACCGCGGCGGCGCAGGCCGCCTACCAGCAGATCATCGAGCATCTGGGTGCGACGGTTGACTACCCCCACTGGCACTCGGAGAACCACCCGAGCCCTGCCGAGGTCGAGCAGTGGGTCGAGGCCGGTGACCTCTACCTCGCCCTCGCCCCGGTCGATGCCGACGACGAGCAGATCGCGGGGGCGATGGTCCTCGACCACCACGCGCCTGCGGCCTACCAGGACGCGTCGTGGGCGATCGAGGCCGCTTCCGAACGGGTGCTGGTGGTCCATGCCCTGGGCGTCCATCCGGGCTTCCTCCGCCAAGGGGTGGCCCGGTTCCTCGTCCACGCCTCGCTAGAGGTGGCGCGGCAGAAGGGGTGCCGGGCGGTCCGTCTGGACACCTATGTCGAGAACCTGCCGGCCCGGCGCCTCTATGCCAGCCAGGGGTTCGACGACCTGGGCATTCACACGCTG from Ornithinimicrobium cryptoxanthini includes these protein-coding regions:
- a CDS encoding GNAT family N-acetyltransferase, whose amino-acid sequence is MEQHTDRDRTDLRFRRAGREDTAAAQAAYQQIIEHLGATVDYPHWHSENHPSPAEVEQWVEAGDLYLALAPVDADDEQIAGAMVLDHHAPAAYQDASWAIEAASERVLVVHALGVHPGFLRQGVARFLVHASLEVARQKGCRAVRLDTYVENLPARRLYASQGFDDLGIHTLHYDGTDLTQFHLFERVL
- a CDS encoding YciI family protein translates to MTDYVVMFPVDNEADWQAGTEADHQATYDTDAEFAALLRACGGAVTSGAGLTHSSQARTLTRGAQQTVQVTDGPFAESVEQISGFYLVTCEDYDALTEAAQVLTRAHPVVEIRPVESS
- a CDS encoding globin, encoding MSQPELEQTYYDRVGGHETFVKLVHEFYLGVAQDEPLRELYPEEDLGPAEDRLRLFLEQYWGGPKTYSETRGHPRLRMRHVDYRVTPTQRDRWLKHMFAAIDTLDLAPMDDELMRGYMSHAANFMINAEDD